In a single window of the Acetivibrio clariflavus DSM 19732 genome:
- the lysS gene encoding lysine--tRNA ligase — MPERDANNDLHNSQNANVEYEDLNEILKVRRVKLAELQKNGKDPFKIVKYDVTHSTKYIVDNFESMEGAFVSVAGRLMSKRGMGKASFCDVRDRDGKIQIYVKMDEVGAEVYEEFKKFDIGDIVGVKGEVFKTHKGEISVKVQEIVLLSKSLQPLPEKWHGLKDVDLRYRQRYVDLIVNPDVRNTFIVRSKIIKAIRKFLDDRGFLEVETPILNTIPGGAAARPFVTHHNTLDIDMYLRIAPELYLKRLIVGGLEKVYEIGRMFRNEGMSVKHNPEFTLMEVYEAYTDYKGMMELTEQLISTVAQEVLGTTKITYQGQEIDLTPPWNRMTMIEAVEKYAGVNFNNITSDEEARNIAKEKKVHIEGNPTKGEVLNLMFEEFVEEHLVQPTFILDYPVEVSPLTKRKPDMPSLTERFELFITCREMANAYSELNDPIDQKERFLDQVAKREAGDEEANMMDDDFITALEYGMPPTGGLGIGIDRLVMLLTDSYSIRDVLLFPTMKPKE, encoded by the coding sequence ATGCCTGAAAGAGATGCAAATAACGATCTTCATAATAGCCAAAATGCAAATGTTGAGTATGAAGACCTCAATGAAATATTGAAAGTGAGAAGGGTGAAACTCGCTGAATTACAGAAAAATGGGAAAGACCCTTTTAAGATTGTAAAATATGATGTTACCCATTCAACTAAATACATAGTTGATAATTTTGAAAGTATGGAGGGTGCCTTTGTCTCTGTTGCCGGAAGGTTAATGTCAAAAAGAGGAATGGGAAAAGCCAGCTTTTGTGACGTGCGTGATAGAGACGGTAAGATACAGATATATGTTAAAATGGATGAAGTAGGTGCAGAAGTCTATGAAGAATTCAAGAAATTTGATATTGGTGACATAGTTGGAGTAAAGGGAGAAGTATTTAAAACCCATAAAGGAGAAATATCAGTAAAAGTACAGGAAATAGTGCTTTTATCAAAATCTCTTCAGCCGTTGCCTGAAAAATGGCATGGATTAAAGGATGTTGATCTAAGATACAGACAGAGATATGTTGACCTGATTGTAAATCCTGATGTCAGAAATACTTTTATAGTAAGAAGTAAGATAATTAAAGCTATAAGAAAATTCTTGGACGACAGAGGTTTTTTGGAGGTAGAGACTCCAATCCTCAACACTATACCGGGAGGAGCAGCGGCAAGACCGTTTGTTACACATCATAATACTCTTGATATCGATATGTATTTAAGAATTGCACCTGAGCTTTATTTAAAGCGTCTTATAGTCGGAGGACTGGAAAAAGTTTATGAGATAGGCAGAATGTTTAGAAATGAAGGTATGTCGGTAAAGCATAATCCGGAGTTCACTTTAATGGAAGTGTATGAGGCATATACCGATTACAAGGGAATGATGGAATTAACCGAGCAGCTTATTTCTACTGTGGCCCAAGAGGTTTTGGGAACTACAAAGATTACCTATCAGGGGCAGGAAATTGACCTTACACCTCCCTGGAATAGAATGACCATGATTGAAGCAGTTGAAAAATATGCCGGAGTTAATTTTAATAATATAACCAGTGACGAAGAGGCTAGGAATATTGCTAAGGAAAAGAAAGTTCACATAGAGGGCAATCCTACAAAGGGAGAAGTACTGAACCTTATGTTTGAGGAATTTGTGGAAGAACATCTGGTTCAACCCACATTTATTCTGGATTACCCTGTAGAAGTATCTCCTCTTACCAAAAGAAAGCCTGATATGCCATCTTTAACAGAAAGATTCGAGTTGTTTATCACATGCAGAGAAATGGCTAATGCGTACTCGGAGTTGAATGATCCTATTGACCAGAAGGAAAGATTTTTGGATCAGGTTGCAAAGAGGGAAGCTGGGGATGAAGAAGCAAATATGATGGACGATGACTTTATAACAGCACTTGAATATGGAATGCCTCCAACTGGTGGTCTTGGTATCGGAATAGACAGATTGGTTATGCTCTTAACCGATTCCTATTCCATAAGGGATGTACTGTTGTTCCCGACAATGAAACCCAAAGAATAA
- the greA gene encoding transcription elongation factor GreA: MVNKEVVLTYEGLQKLEQELEFLKTVKRREVAERIKQALSFGDISENSEYDEAKNEQAHVEGRIVQLENMLKNAKVIDEDDVKTDVVSLGSKVILLDMEYNEEIEYYIVGSAEANPSEFKISNESPVGRALMGKEKGTVVDVVVPDGIAKYKIIDIKK, translated from the coding sequence ATGGTTAATAAAGAAGTTGTTCTGACGTATGAGGGATTACAGAAGTTGGAACAAGAGTTGGAATTTTTGAAGACGGTTAAGAGAAGAGAAGTAGCAGAGAGGATTAAACAAGCTCTTTCTTTTGGTGATATATCTGAAAATTCCGAATATGATGAAGCCAAAAACGAGCAGGCTCATGTTGAGGGAAGAATAGTACAGCTTGAAAATATGTTAAAGAATGCAAAGGTTATAGATGAAGATGATGTAAAAACTGATGTAGTGAGCCTTGGTTCAAAGGTTATTTTATTGGATATGGAATATAATGAGGAAATTGAATATTATATTGTCGGTTCAGCGGAAGCTAATCCGAGCGAATTTAAAATATCAAATGAATCTCCTGTAGGAAGAGCACTTATGGGTAAGGAAAAGGGAACTGTTGTTGATGTGGTAGTTCCGGATGGGATTGCAAAGTATAAAATAATAGATATAAAAAAATAA